In Acidisarcina polymorpha, the DNA window CATCCCAGCGGCGTTGACCTTGCCGGCGATGTCGTTGAACTGATCGGCATTCCAACGCCAGTCGTCCAGCGTCAGCTCAGCCTTCCCGGCACTTTCGTTCTGATGCATCGGGGATGAACAGACAACATACTCAACACCGACAGATTTGCAGAAGGGCAGGATCTGATCGATCTGCGGCTTGAGCGTGCCGAGAGGATAATGCGCGCTGACGCAGCGCAAACCTGCCGCCGCTAGTGCCGCTTTCACATCATCGACGGAGTGATTATAGAAACCCGCTGCCTCTACTTCTCTATACCCTAGAGATCCGACCTGCTTGAGTGTTCCGGCGAAGTCTTTCTGTAACGGTTCACGCACCGAGTAAAGCTGCAAGCCAAGGGGAAGCCCGAGGGGGGTCGCGCGACTGATGCTTGTCATCGCAACAACAGAAGCAGCAGCACCGCTTTTCACAAAGTCACGCCGGTTCATCATGGAAATTCCTCCTCAAGCAGGGTATCGTTAGTGGCTTGCCTCGATGTGTACTATCGAGGTTCAACAGTAATCATTACGATCGAAGGTGTCGCCGCCACCTTGGTGGCATGTTGAGGAACTCTTCGAGAGAACGTTGATTCGGCCGCAATTGTCTAAGCAAAGAACCTTGAATGTGCCCCGGCGAGAATACAGGCTTAAGGGTGATTCAGCGTTTGGTACCATTCCTCGATGCCGCCGGTTGCGCGAAGCAATCCTAGCTGTGCTTTGGTCATCTCGAACGTTGCGTCGAGTACCTCTTCATAACGGCGGCGTTCTTCGATACGCGCCTGTTGTTCCTCACGTGGGGTAAGCGGCGCAGCCCCCGGCGTCACGCTGGCTCCATTTAATTGCGTGAGGACCGCATCAAGTTGACTTTGTGCAAGTTCATTCTGCAGCTGCGCGACCTCCTTCTGAGCAGAAAGTTCCTCAAGACTCTTTTCAAGAAGGACGATGTTCTCACTGCTCTGATCACGGAGCTGATCGGCCTGGGCGGTTGCCCGGAAGGCCTCAGCACGTGATTGACTTTCCTTGGCGCGCTTGGTGGCATCAAATAGGGGCACCGTGATCTGCAGGCCAGCCTCGAAGTTGTTGTGCTGGAAGT includes these proteins:
- a CDS encoding sugar phosphate isomerase/epimerase family protein, coding for MMNRRDFVKSGAAASVVAMTSISRATPLGLPLGLQLYSVREPLQKDFAGTLKQVGSLGYREVEAAGFYNHSVDDVKAALAAAGLRCVSAHYPLGTLKPQIDQILPFCKSVGVEYVVCSSPMHQNESAGKAELTLDDWRWNADQFNDIAGKVNAAGMHFAYHNHVAEFAETGGALPYEVLLKNTNPAKVNFEMDCGWVIVAGHDPVQYLKQFPTRIVMLHIKDFKDNKPPSVALGNGSIDYKPIFAAAKTGHIRHCFVEQEEFQQPMMEALAIDARYMKAVRS